aataaatttttttattcatttcaaaatttaataaaaaaatttttttttctaaagatgtaaatttatcaaacagcacaaaaaataattttttaaaaattatttgctcgaaaaaattagaaaaatttgttggcttaaaatttgtttgaaaaattcatgaaaagtcattaagttttaattcttaaatttttttttaatttttatttttaaaataaaaaaaaattatttaaaaaatttaaaaaagaattttgaaaaaaaaattgatttaattttgttaaaattttaaaacgtcGATGTAacgacttcaaaaaaaaattttcaacttcaggaaaaaaatcgatttttaatcaCTGCATCACGTCATCTCTTTTTCCAATTCCTGTTTCGGCAAAAACTAATTACATCACagattttaatacaaaaacttttatcatCAGTCATCCATTATTGTGAAAATTCTgtgtaattgataaaataaaataataaacactcATAATTTCCCTTTTGCAAGTAAATTCCAATTATCCACATACGGTGCCATGTTCGACATTGTTTTGTGTGCATTCGCCTGTTTTTAATATGCACCTGCCagtaaagtaattttaatctcCTCCGGCATAGATTCCCGTTGGCTACGTCACAACTACACTAATGGCTCGTATGGAAATCTATTGTTGTAGTTTTTGCTTCGTGTTTtcgcaaaattatttaaaataaattaaataattataaattgagCTCTTCTGTCTGTCTATCCGGCGGTTTTGGTATttctgtgcaaaaaaaaagtgcggaTTATTGATggattttacttaattaaattttcaatgaacttTATCTCGTTCGCTCCGAggaagtgaatttttaaataaatttgaccatttaattttttttttcctttttttcaatttaatttcctaAACTTTAATtctagtttaatttaatacttttttttgtatggtctttagtttaatattaattttattttttattcattttccgTAAGTTATCGCTTTAGAAGTTTCATTATGacgaaaaagttatttatttaaatagaattGAGAGAGAAAGGAacgattttcattattaatttagtACTTGAACAAGTTATGAACAAACTTTTCCAATTGatcgcaaaaaatatttactattcACTTATGGTATGGATCTgcgattttttgtaagaatttgacaaatttttgaaaaaaaattttttaattatttaatttaatttttttattaactaattaattttaattttaattaattaatttttaaataagtaattttttgaaatttattaattattttaatttaatttttaattttgatttaattaatttaaattaattaaaaattaaattaaattaattaattaaaaaaaaatacaaaattaattaattaaattgaaaatttcttacaaaaaatcgcagaacttttaaaattaaagtccaTAAAGCAACAAATATCACATTTTATGAAGCAGTGAAGCAAAATCATTGCattaaagtagaaaaattgttttaacatttcttaaattattctgtcttattctatttttgtaatatataGGTAGAagcttttttgttataatatattatataataatatttaatggtaagtatatttttttatatggattccacaaaattttgcttaccgatttttttgttcgacttGTGCACCATTTTAACCGAAAAAGTtcatagaaataattttttgacttttgacagatgtcaaaaatttcaaaaaaaattaattttcatacatttccaagtctacaaaaatttgacagctgtcaagatttttacaaatttcgattttaaaaacatttttaagtgaatttgtGATTAAAATATCAGTTTTGAGCcctaaaaagatcaaaaaaattaatgtttcttaaaaaaaattattttttttaattcttggttttcaactttttaagacTGAAAAtgggtatttaaaaaaaatgaatattaaatatgttttgaaaatcgaaatttgtaaaaaattttgacagctgtcaatttttttttgtttgacagatgtcaaatttttcaaaaattttaatttttcatctaaaaaaaatcacatatcTGAAAAtccgattttaaaaatatttttaaaaaatttttcaatttttttgagtcataaaaaattcaaaaactgatatatcttaaaaattttgacatctgtcaaaataattaaaaattaaagaaaattatttttttaaagaaacattaattttttgaacttttgaggGCTCAAAATGGGTATTTTAATcacaaatttacttaaaaatgttttaaaaatgtttctaaaaaattttgacagctgttaattttttttttttcttgacagatgtcaaaatttctttcaaattttaatttttttcaaaaatttaagaaatttcatgtaaatttgaaaaaaataaaacaaaatatctcTCAAAATAtctctcgaaatttttaaaattaatcaaaaattttgacatctgtcacgtcaaaattcaaaatcattCCATGAACTTTCCTcctaattatttgttttatcaaAATCTTGTGTTTTTCctaatattcatttttcttaattctaacATTGATGcttattatttaagttttatattaCTTTTTCGAAAGAAATCCGTTCAACGGAAGTCCttcattcatgatttttacttttttacgtcaataaattttatctccgtgcaaaaatggagaaattaattcaaattttctttgtttaataAGGATATCCGAGTGCAGCTGCAACTAAAAGCTCCCACGATTTGTTGATGTCACGGAAAAGATGCGCACAGTGATCGGCAAGGGGATCGTCTTCAGGCAAGATGCAAACAGGGAATGGTTccgtctaaaaaaaaatcaaaaaaatttctatttttgaaaatttttgatgaaaatgagaatttaCCGTCTTTTCCTGCCACAAGGATTTGAGTAAAGTAATGAAACGTGTTGACTCGGAGTgagttgagaaaaataaaaccaagTCATCCGAATTTTCACGAACTTCTTGACAAGAGAATTCctgtaaaaacaaatttttttagattttttcaaaaaaaaatcaattttttaaagcaaaacttACCACAATTGCCCATAATTCATTCGAATCTGAAGGAACTTTGATGGAAACCATGTCATCAATCGCTGCACACGTCAAAATTTCAACGCCAGAATTTTTCCCGTAAAAACTCGTCATGTTCGTGTGACTTTTACTATCATCCCCGCATTGAACATCATCGTCGACGTCGACTTCCCAATGCTACTTTGCTTCGTCGGCGTACTGATATTCGAGTGATTTGACTTGCGATCCGAGAAATTTCGACTTGGCGTCGACCGAATCGAGCTAATTTCGCTGTGACAATCGTCAAAAGTCAATCTCGCTGTTGCCGcttgttgcaattttttcgCGAGATTCGGATCGACATTTTCCTTCAAGGGAGGCGAAAGAGCTGTGGATGACGGGGAAATTGTGTTGCTGTTACGACGCAATGGCGACGAAAAGTCTTCGCGTAAGGTAATGAGGTGATTATTTGTCATGATGAGTGTGCATCCGAGAGATTTGTGACGATCTTGCATCTCAAAGAGTCCGCTAGCTGCTTGAACGAGTGCTTGAAGCCATTCTGAGGCGACATATTCGTCGGGAGCGGCAAGTTGAAGTGAACCTGTGCGAAGAAGTAATTCGAATGTGTGAGGGCGACCTGTGTTGAGAGCACGACGAGCTCCTTGacattctgaaaaaaagtgaaaaatttagagaaaattagtttttaactgatttttgaaataaaaagttaaaatgatcaaattttaaaagtgaaaaaaaattataaaaaataaaaattcattatgaaaaaaataaataaaaaaattaaaataaaaaaaaaaataaaaaaaaataggaaatattgaagaaaaaaataatattataaaaatatttaaaaaaataatattttgaaaaatttaaaaaaaatatgaaaattgtgaaaaataaaaaaatacaaaaataaaaagtttaaaattaaaaaaaattgaaattaaatttaaaaaaaaaattataaaaaaaattttaaaaattaaaaaatatgaaataaattaaaaataaatatttaactatgAAAACTTGAactattatggaaaaaaaatatgaattataaaattacaaaattatacaattcaaaaaaaaaaatataaaataataaaataagaactaaatttttaaaagaatattttgaaagaaaataatagtttattaaaaattttaaaaattaaaaaaaatataaaaaatttattatgaaaaaaaacaaaaaaaattaaaataaaaaaatttaaaaaaaatatgaaaattgtgaaaaataaaaaaaataaatgaaaaatgaaattaaaaaataaaagagttaaaaaatacaaaatattaaaaatatttaattaaaattatttaattatttaattaaaattaattaagaaaaaattaaaaaaaaaaatattttgaaagaaacaaatattttattaaaaaaaattttaaaataaaattttatttaagcaaaatctaaattaaaaaaaaattaatataaaatgtgtgaaaaaaacaaaaaattaaactcaaaaatatgaaaaatttaaaatgatgagTATcaccaaaataattatttaaatttaagtgatataaaaaaatcttttattaaaaaaattatgaaaattgaaattatgataaaatttaatatgattttttttttattttttttataaaaaaaaaaaaaataattaagaaaaactcaaaattacgaataaaaagttaagaaattattttaaaattaaacaaagttAACTTACCTTTCGCACAAACAGCCCACGTTGGTAACTTTTGATTTGAATCACTGAACAAATATAACACTCCAGccctaaaaaaacaaaaattttcatcaaaaaaaaatttaaaaacaaaaaaaaaatcaactcacTTCAACAAAAAGTACCCGACACTCCATTGCGCCATCGAACCCGAATGCGAAATCGTTCTGTGCATCAAAAATCCCTTCAAATACGGTCCCAATGGCTCCTTTTCATCCGATAAACTTCCCGCCGGCACATTAACTACCGAATAATACTTGAACGTATCACTTTTCGCAACCGAAGAATTATCCCTGACAAAAGCTTGCAACGGCGCAAGATGCTCCAACGTCAGCTGTCCAATTGCGGGCAACGTTGATCCGCCTTTTCTCGCACAAAGCTCCAAACTAGCGACTAATCCGTCAGCTGGATAGGGTCCGCCAGCCAATAAAACTTGTTGCATATCGCGATTACTGTTGCTCAAGAGGACTGTGTTGCCAAAAGGACCCATGAGGATGCAATCGAGCTCAGCATAGGGCAagacaaatttatttgtgaGTCGATTTCGTTGCGAAATTGTCACGTAAAGTGTTTTGTCGGTCAAAAACACGAGCACGGGAGTTAAATATCCCTCTCGACTGTATCCGGTGTACAGCTTGAAGGCTTTCATGAGCGTTTCTTTGTCATTTCGGAGGATGTTGGTCAAGGATTTTGCGTTGAAAAGCTCAATTGAGAGTTCGCCGACGCCTCCTTCGAATTGCCCGGCTTCGACAACTTCATCGGGACTCATCACTGTTGATAATCTCTTATGttcattcacattttcttCGATTTCCATGGCGATTTCGGCATTCATGTCTTCGATCAGAGCCTTACTACAAGCTTTGACGGGCTTTACATACAAATTTCCGAACAATTTTCGTTCACTATTGAGCTTTGTTTGGAAAAATGAGTTCTTTTTGATGGTAGCTTCGAGAATTTTCTTCTGAGTAACGTTCCTCAAGAACCGATTTATCAACGAAGACTTGCTTGAACTGCTCGAAACAGGTCTCAAATACTGCATTTCAGCTTTTTCCTGTGCTGCTGTGGGATAATCGACGATTACCATGTCGTCAATTTTGTCGGTTTGATCggaagttgttgttgtaatcgTCAGAATGTCATCAAAGTCGTCAGGGATCATCGAATTTCTCGAATTTCCGGGATTAAAAAGGTCTGGAGACATTACCCGAGCAATTGTTTGGGTTTTTTGATGCAACGGCGAAGCAATGTGACGCCCATGACGCTTCGGAGATGTTACAGTTCGTGTTGCTGTGGGATATTTCACGGGATTTTCGGCTTGAGAAGTGTCTTTGGTAGTTGTTGTGTTGGTAGAAGTCGACGCAGCTTCAGATAATGCACTGCAAGATGACGTCATGCTTGATTCCATTGTGGGATTTGTGCCTTTTTGATCTGTTGGCGTTGTTATCGAAGCTTTTCCAACGATTTTTTCCGTTTCAGAGCCCGTTGGCGATGTCGCCGTTGAGTTTGAGTTCGAAAAACGACCAGATTTGAAGatacttgttaatttttgtaaagttgATGCGGGTTTTTGTTCCTCGGCGGGCGTTAAGCCGAGCGCTTGTTGCTGATCGTAGACAAAAGAGACGCCCGTGTGCTCAAAAACAGTCGATTCGCAGTTGATTATGTACTTGTTACGATATGGTTCGGGATTTTGCTCGCAAAtggtttcgtcgtcgtcgtcttctttcACGCTATTTTTCCGCGTTGGAGCGTACAAGTCTTCGTCGTTTTTGCCGCGAAGTTGTTCGTCGACGTTGTGAACGTATTTTGTGGCATTTTTACGATTTACGCCATCCAAGCTTTTCGACAAGAAGGGTTTGGGTTTTTGAATGacctgaaaatttgaaaaaaaaaataattgaaataatttttcaaaatgtaaaaaaaaaattttcagttttgaaatattttttaaaaatttaaaaaatttacgtatATGTatgaaattgtcaaaattggaaaatttttaaaatttataaaaaatatttgaaaaattcacacgattaaaaaaattatcattgaaaaaatgttttaaaaatttaatagaaaatttacaaaattaagaaaatgaaaaataaaataagaaaaaatagcttcgattttaaaaattaaataaaaattttttaaattataaaaatagtaaaaaaaataattttataatttgaaaatattaattaaaaaaaatattagaaattaaaaaatttaaaaactttgaaaaaattgaattaaaataataaaagaaactttaaattattttttaaaaaaattttcaaattaaaatttatgaaaaatttttaaaagagtttcaaaaaaaatttatattaattttaaatttcgatatttgaaaaaatttttacttaaaatattaaaaaaaaaattacaggtaaattataaattataatataaaatgagaaaaaaaaatgtcaaaattttaataaaatatttaaaaaatattcgaaataaaaaataatgaaatattaaaaagcactaatttttaaaaatattttacaaaatgtaaagctgaaaaaaattttaaaaattaaaaaaaaaatattttaaaatattaaaaaaaataaaaggaaaaaacaaaaaaaataattttataatttgaaattataattaaataaaatgatttaataaatgaaaaaaaattaaaattgaagaaattaaaaaaaaattaatttaaaaattttgaaaaaataaagtaaaaaaattttaaattattttaaaattaaaaacagaaaaatgtaaaaaaaaataaaatgtaaaaataattatatttcaagttcaaaaaaattcaaaagaaatgtaaaaaattttaagcaattcaaatataagaaaaaaatttcaaaatttaaaagaaatccaaaataaaaaaaaagaaaaataaattcataattaaaaattatgaaaaataaataaaaaaagaaattttaaaaattaaaaaaaattatctaaaatattatttaaaaaattaagtaaattttaaaaaatgaaaaattaaaaaaaaattataatttaaaaataatttttcaaaattaaaatttacaaaaattaattaatttaaaattattttttaaaaattaaaaaattaattaaaattaaaattaataaatacctGAAAATTATCTTCGGGCGTCTCACAAGGAACACATTCAACAGTTTGCAAATCCTCAGATCCTTCAGGAACGCCACGTTCCGGCAAAGAAATCCCAAAAATATCCTTCAACGATCCTATCAGTGTCTTACTATTGTCCAAAATTTGACTCGTAACATCTGTCGTCAAGTGATGCACATTAAATTTCTGCATTTTCCTGTTCAAATTATACTCTGGCATGACTCCCGAAttatattttgtctttttcaaaCAGCTACTTTTGGGTTTCTTCTCTTTGCTCCACGAATGTCGCGGTTGTCGTTCATTCTGATTGTACTCATCCATGATATTCGGCTCCGAATAGTAACAATTGTCGCTAATGACGTTATTATTCCGCTGATTTGAGCCAATGCACTCGCAAGAATTCGATTTTGCCTGCGCATAATTccttttttgattgtttccGTTCGCATTTGGGTCCGAATCGGTACTTGCATCGCTCAAACTCGAATTGGAACTGCTACAATCGCATTtgtaaagttgatttttcttcggaTTTCGGGATTTTTGGTGATTACTGTGATATTCAAAGACGCCCGAGTTAGCATTGTACTTCATGGCGTTGAGTTTTTCCTCTTCCGTGTCAAAAACTTCCGTTTTTCCGAAATCCAAGACGTCAGAACAGGCATTTCTGTAAATTGGCTGCACGCCATCCGAGTCGTCATCTTCGTCATCGATCTCAGTTTGGCCGCTGCCGTATTCGGAGCACCAAGAATAACGCGAATGATTCTTCAGCATCAATTGTTTCTTCGAAAATCCGCCTTTATAGGCGACAAATCCGTGTTCAATTCGAATATTATccgtttttttgttatttaaaatgtcttcGTGGAACGAAACTCGCTTTTTCGGGGCTTTTTTCGTCGGAGTCTTTTGCCGTCGACGTCGATACACGATTTCATTGTCAAAAGTTGAGTGCACCGAACTAATCATCTCATCGGGAATCTTCTCCTCAGTCACTTCCGAATTGCCATTTGCCGAATCTTTCCTCGTTTGAAGCTGTTCCGACGCAGGAATCAACAAATCCGGCAAGACAGTCGTCGAAGCACTCAAAAAAGTATCTGCTTCGAAACATCCGCTGCTGACCATCGATTCATTCAACTCGCAACTCATCGTTTCGACGCCCGAATCTGTCGTTGCGCCATAACTGGGCGAATCGATATCCGCTGATTTTGCTTCGTTATCGGAAACGGAGGTGTTTTGAAGCACTTGAATGCCTAAATGggaggaaaaaatcaaaattttgggaaaaacattgaaaaagagGAGTAGAAAGTTCGTACCTGCTTCcatattttctttgttttgattgaatttcttATCACAAGTCGATATTTTGCGTGTCTAATAGAGCTCGAGCAACAATCCTAACGATTCTTTGCCTCTTGCGTGATAATCTTTAGCAAAAAGGACATTTTACCATAATTTTCGCGATGAAAATGATTGGAAACAGGAAAATCTTTGATacaaatatcgatttttcatgCAGTTTTCTCACGGAGGTAAGTGAtggatttcgaaaaaattttgagatgataaaaaatgataaaaaaaattaaggttgccgtgttcaaattttttttttttatttttttcacgaattttatcactattttttttttaaataatttgaatgatttttgtacatttcatttaaaagaaacataaaaaatttgactttaattttcattttccattagttaaatttttttttttattttgaagaagaaaatgtattttctgaaaaaattctcaagtatctatttattcaattttaggtttaaaactgatcgaaaagtgacttgttaaatttatcagagttttatcagagtttgaacctccaaactctgatttttttgtttcgtcaaatatcgacccaatatgaacagaaatgaactttagaatgaatatttattcaattttaggcataaaactgatcgaaaagtgacttgttaaatttatcagagttttatcagagtttgaacctccaaactctgatttttttgtttcatcaaatatcgacccaatatgaacagaaatgaactttagaatgaatatttattcaattttaggcataaaac
The sequence above is drawn from the Culicoides brevitarsis isolate CSIRO-B50_1 chromosome 1, AGI_CSIRO_Cbre_v1, whole genome shotgun sequence genome and encodes:
- the LOC134837424 gene encoding LOW QUALITY PROTEIN: uncharacterized protein LOC134837424 (The sequence of the model RefSeq protein was modified relative to this genomic sequence to represent the inferred CDS: deleted 2 bases in 1 codon), coding for MEAGIQVLQNTSVSDNEAKSADIDSPSYGATTDSGVETMSCELNESMVSSGCFEADTFLSASTTVLPDLLIPASEQLQTRKDSANGNSEVTEEKIPDEMISSVHSTFDNEIVYRRRRQKTPTKKAPKKRVSFHEDILNNKKTDNIRIEHGFVAYKGGFSKKQLMLKNHSRYSWCSEYGSGQTEIDDEDDDSDGVQPIYRNACSDVLDFGKTEVFDTEEEKLNAMKYNANSGVFEYHSNHQKSRNPKKNQLYKCDCSSSNSSLSDASTDSDPNANGNNQKRNYAQAKSNSCECIGSNQRNNNVISDNCYYSEPNIMDEYNQNERQPRHSWSKEKKPKSSCLKKTKYNSGVMPEYNLNRKMQKFNVHHLTTDVTSQILDNSKTLIGSLKDIFGISLPERGVPEGSEDLQTVECVPCETPEDNFQVIQKPKPFLSKSLDGVNRKNATKYVHNVDEQLRGKNDEDLYAPTRKNSVKEDDDDETICEQNPEPYRNKYIINCESTVFEHTGVSFVYDQQQALGLTPAEEQKPASTLQKLTSIFKSGRFSNSNSTATSPTGSETEKIVGKASITTPTDQKGTNPTMESSMTSSCSALSEAASTSTNTTTTKDTSQAENPVKYPTATRTVTSPKRHGRHIASPLHQKTQTIARVMSPDLFNPGNSRNSMIPDDFDDILTITTTTSDQTDKIDDMVIVDYPTAAQEKAEMQYLRPVSSSSSKSSLINRFLRNVTQKKILEATIKKNSFFQTKLNSERKLFGNLYVKPVKACSKALIEDMNAEIAMEIEENVNEHKRLSTVMSPDEVVEAGQFEGGVGELSIELFNAKSLTNILRNDKETLMKAFKLYTGYSREGYLTPVLVFLTDKTLYVTISQRNRLTNKFVLPYAELDCILMGPFGNTVLLSNSNRDMQQVLLAGGPYPADGLVASLELCARKGGSTLPAIGQLTLEHLAPLQAFVRDNSSVAKSDTFKYYSVVNVPAGSLSDEKEPLGPYLKGFLMHRTISHSGSMAQWSVGYFLLKAGVLYLFSDSNQKLPTWAVCAKECQGARRALNTGRPHTFELLLRTGSLQLAAPDEYVASEWLQALVQAASGLFEMQDRHKSLGCTLIMTNNHLITLREDFSSPLRRNSNTISPSSTALSPPLKENVDPNLAKKLQQAATARLTFDDCHSEISSIRSTPSRNFSDRKSNHSNISTPTKQSSIGKSTSTMMFCGDDSKSHTNMTSFYGKNSGVEILTCAAIDDMVSIKVPSDSNELWAIVEFSCQEVRENSDDLVLFFSTHSESTRFITLLKSLWQEKTTEPFPVCILPEDDPLADHCAHLFRDINKSWELLVAAALGYPY